CACCGAGTTGAgggaaaaataaaaatttcacaCGTGGAATTTTCAATTACTGACATTCTCTTATAAATTACGAGGAGCGATGATTTTCTCTGTTGTTCAGAACTGTTGGTCGGTCGCAAGAACTCCGATTATTATAGATAACAATTTCAGCCATCCAAAGCGTTTTTTATTGTCGTTCGTTGATTATGTTAAGTGGCCTGTGCCTGTCTTCGTGTCTAATAATATCGGCTCGAGATTTTTTTCTGGTTCCGCTCGCTTGAAATGCAGATGAAAGGAAAATTACTCCCTGTTCGTTGCGACATGAAACACCGAAAAAATGTCCAACACCTCGttctattatattttaatatcacCGTGCGATCAGATTACGAACGGTACaagaaatattatttaattgaCGCAAGGAAGTGGATGGCCTTTAATAAAAAGATTGAATCATTATTATATATGTGACGTAGACAGCAACTTCtgaatacgtaaacatctactgTGTAACGTTTCTTCTTATCCGTGTTACGTTAAATTGAAATAAATGCATGAATTTCTTTTACACAGTTTATCTTCGTAGATAAAAAAATTCAAGAGTAGGGAATTGGCAGTTTAAAATCCGAAATAAATATTCAAGAATTTCTTCTGTTCCGCAAACGTCTACTGTGTACGATTTCTTAACGGAGGATATTGGAAAAATTGCGATAAAAGGGATAAACAACGAAATTGTCGATTGACCATCAGATGAATTGGGAATATTTCGCAGACGCGATTAAATGCACAAATTCTTCCAGGCAGAACATCATGTCTGCGTGCACAAGATGTAACAACGTTCTGTTCTCTGTGGCTGCAATTTGCGGACGTAAATTAGCAAAGTAATTAACGAAGTCAATAAAACGAGGCGGAGGCGTGGAATCACAAAGGACACGGCCGTCTCAGGGCTTCTTTGAAACGGGTTGTTCACTTAAACGCGAGCAACAAATCAAACAAATAACTGGAAGAACCACGCAGGTATACAAAATAGTTTTTAAAAAAGGAATTAAATTTTTTTAGCAAATTTGAGAAAACCAGGAGAGCGAAGATACTCCGATAACGTACGTTAAACAACTGAGATCCGCTGaatagaaaaatgaagcaaacaAGAAGAAAGGTATAACATACCGGAAACCAATAAAAAAGTCCTAAAAAAACATGTCTTTGAAACTAACATCGTTTTTACAGCACGACAAAAAATTATAACAGCTACATCGATAAGAAATAGAAGAATTTAGATGGATAGCAGACCGATATTAATCAGAGGATGTTATAAACGTGTCGAGGAAGTAAGAATGGTGATCGAATGGACCGAGGAGGAAAAGCGCGAGGGTGGAAAGAAACGTGGAAAAAGACGGAGTCCTCCTTAGGAGCGTCTAAGGAGGAACGAGGACTCCAGAGATTTTCCATCGACGTCCTCGTCACCGCTCGCGATTAATGAGTCATCTCGAAGCTCGTGTTGGAAGCTCGTGTCCGCTTGTCCACACGTTTGATATATTAGTTGTAAGaatcctttttcttctttttcgcaTAATCTCGCGGGAAGAGACACGCGTACACGGCCAGGCGAGTGGTGGGGCGGTCGCGCCGCTTAAATACACTGCATCCATGATCGTTTCTTTCAGTTCAGAGTCAACTGTCCGAAGAAATTTCCACCTGGTCGACGAAAACACTTGTCGCGGACCTGTTCGTGAACTGGACGATCGGTAAATTAGTGGAAGATGTCGCTATTGGGGTTGTTCGTTGCGGCCATAGTCGTGGCGTGTACCACCGCTGTAGACCCGCGTAAGTAACTCTGGTGTATCTTCTTATTATTCGATCATCTTTGGTCGTTGATTCTTCGAGAGCATCTTAATTTTTAGACAGTTAGACTTTGTTCGAAAttagtttaaggaagcatttctTTGCTTTTTGTAGAATTGGTAAGGAGATGCTGAATTAAGCATAACACTGAAATAAAGCTTACTTGGATTCTTGTCTTTTTTCTGTGACAAGAAGATTGCTATTTAGTAATTCAGATAGTTTTTTCTATAATCCAAAGACAGCTTCTTCTACTGAAATTCGAAAGAGTCCTACATGGCTTTCCACACTTCCTATTTCCAATATCTCTTCTCCAATGAAGAAAACGGTGCAAAAGTAATTTTGGAATCATTTTACTTTCCTCTCGAGGCATCAATGACCAATCGCGTCCATCCAATACCATCCCTTTCTACTGAACTAGACCTCGCATGGCTTCCATCTTTCTTCCAACAGAAGAAACAACTCCCTTCCACAGACTTAACTACAGAATACTATAGAGCTTCAAAAAAATTCTTTACTGTATCCATGAAAGCAGAAAAATACACGTCACACGTATACGTTGGTGGATTCAACAGCCGTAGAAAAAAGTTGAAATCGAGGTCCACGTGGTCGCTGTAAAAATCTCTTTCGCGTTCGTTTTTAAATCGCTAATGAGAACGATCCGTCTCTCATTGATCGATCAATAGGAGATCCATTAGAGGAGACGCGTGCACGCTGCGAAAGAGAAAGTGAATTCGGTTCGAGTTCGCAACCGGTGCTGCACTTTATTGGATCCACTGCGACGCGGTGACCGGTGCTTGCGTAACCGTTCAGTGCGACATTTTTCCGCTTTTCTTCATTCCTCGAAAATTCGATCGACTtacttttctaattttctttacttagcgagcaactggAGGATATGCGACGCGTCCCAACCGACTGACCAGTACGACAGCTGCGTAGCGGAAGCCGCCAAAGATGCCATCGTTTCACTAGCCGGCGGTGAGCATTGTTCTCCGTTTATTTAGTTTCTCATTATTAACCAAGCGTAAATTGCGAATAATTATTGCGTTCACTGCGCATGTTTCTCGTTTATTCAGGATATTCAAGGCCAGTCTCTGATACGCGTATGTTTCACAGCTTTTTCGTTATATCTGTTGCTTTTTTATCGACCAAAAATTCATTAAGTGAAAAAAATCGCTAGaaatactattttttttttaattcttcaaGAAAAACAATCTTCTAATCAATTTGAATGAAACGTAAACTCTGAAACGTTCATCTGTTCCCTTTTCCACGATCTCCAAGTGGAGGAATGTGCAGAAATCGCGCGTTGATTTCACCAGAGCAACGCACGCCGAGTTTCTTCGAGACTAGCATCAGTTTCACCGAGTTAATCACGTCTGGCAATTCTCAGAGGCTCTCCTTGACCGTGTCGATCGACCCTTTGCCTCTCCATTCGTCGAAAGGATTCGTTTCCTTCCGAATTATGAAATCTGCTACACGAACGAATCGGAATGCGTAAAACACATTTTCATAACCGTGACAGGAAAAGCTTGTCACCTACCTGTTTCCTGTGCGTAATAAGAACGCGTAATTCCATCTTTGAATATTTCCAGGTTTTTCTGAGACCGCGCGCAggatcttttttttcttcttcgacTAATTATTACTTTTCAGTTTCTGCCATTTTTTTTCAGTTACGTAAAAGACGCGTCTTTTGTTTTTGCGTACAGAGAATATTTACCACAATGCAAATTGgagtttaatattttttaaaaataaattatcgATGAAGAAGAGACGCGAATGGTAGTTGGAAGTGTCTCTTATTGTGTCGGTTCGATCTCCTTTCTCTAGCTAAATTCTTAGACACAAATGTCAAGGGAATGCGTGTTCAGCGATAGAATAGCGATAGATTTGAAATTCTGGTATAGCGAGAAAATTGTCGAGTCTCTCTATTGCAAACTACTttgaataaaatattaatttactgtTAATTCTTTGCTCTATTCTTCCGTGATTTCTCAAGAAGAGAATGAATATTTTCGCAGGCTTGAAGAGCTTCAAGATCCTGCCCATTGAACCATTGGCAGTGGACAGTGTAAGAATCGGGGAGTCTCAAGGATCCGTCAGTTTGAGGCAAGAGTATCGAAACATTAAATTGCACGGTCTCACGAAGAATCTCAAGATAGAGAACTATCAGTAAGTTCGATTTCCTCGCTCTATCCTTtctctattaaaaaaaaatcatctaTCTTTTTATAGTAGCTACGATCGAAGAATCGTTCGAGATGTTAAATAGATTTCTTAACCAGTTCGTAACTAAAATTAATGTGATAAATACGACTATTAAACGTTGCGCAATCGTACACGAAAAGACTTTATAGCATCTGTTCGAGGTCCTCCCAAATATGGACGCGTGGAACCTTCGATTGAACCTTTGAAAATTTTCCATAACCCAGTGTCAACTAAGAATCATTCTGACAAATATCCTGTACTCAGCaatttattatttcattttatcCTCTACATTTCTTTACACTTGTACAACACATGATCCTCGAGTAGCAATGCTTATGAAAAAGATACAAAAATGTCTGCATAAAACTATGTAACAGTTCTGCTAATTTTAGCCAAGAGCCATCACTGATCTAAGAATGATTGTACATTTTCAGCATCGACTGGGACAAGTGTTTGATGGCGTCCGATGCGTACAATCCTCAAGTGGATTTCGTCGCTGACTACAAAGTCGACGGGAAAGTGCTGCTTCTGCCTGTCACGGGGACTGGAAGATCCAACATCACCATGTGTAAATACATCTACTCGCGTGCCATTCGATCATTActcccatcgaatcgtttcgaaaCCCATGCAACATATCATTCGTAGATCAA
This Xylocopa sonorina isolate GNS202 chromosome 12, iyXylSono1_principal, whole genome shotgun sequence DNA region includes the following protein-coding sequences:
- the Jhbp-1 gene encoding take-out-like carrier protein gives rise to the protein MSLLGLFVAAIVVACTTAVDPPSNWRICDASQPTDQYDSCVAEAAKDAIVSLAGGLKSFKILPIEPLAVDSVRIGESQGSVSLRQEYRNIKLHGLTKNLKIENYHIDWDKCLMASDAYNPQVDFVADYKVDGKVLLLPVTGTGRSNITMYDLKTRSEIYCERYQKDGETYLKVKKYLVKFNPKHVNLQFDNLFNGDNILGEQMNRFINENSDLLFKELQGPYEETFGLVFTKISNDIFSRVPMNKLFPSA